Proteins found in one Corynebacterium freneyi genomic segment:
- a CDS encoding HtaA domain-containing protein gives MKMIGMAPAASAADRIPLARTVRGTAPGAGKAVAIRRTLFAGATSATALAVASMMAAVPAAEALPAIPDSIPAAIADGATGSDGMPGDGARETVAEPRVSVTREDGTPVTGAVRRGDVLLVHGSGFDPGANRGGYPVPIPPGIPNGVYVLYSAFPDQWKPSEGVPGEAREHPHDRMAWVMPDGTLDAVPGTGVNMRRQLARVSQPMAEDGTFTARITVDPAEAPPGENWGVYVYPAAGSVNAAEELFVPIDYSAEPGPNTPPPSSPDLLLDATAPSRLAGIAGGGVTPKKGAVAADDGRIGFTLHEDSRDPETGHGTVKYRGTADITARFSIVHMVIRDPWLEFSPQGTFITAEVSRGYDVGPDSVRRVRIALVTEGPEGADGTGTMRTTVGDVERVR, from the coding sequence ATGAAGATGATCGGAATGGCTCCGGCCGCATCCGCCGCGGATCGAATCCCGCTCGCCCGTACGGTCCGGGGGACCGCCCCCGGCGCCGGGAAAGCCGTGGCCATCCGCCGAACGCTCTTCGCGGGCGCGACCTCGGCGACCGCATTGGCCGTCGCCTCGATGATGGCCGCGGTGCCCGCCGCCGAGGCCCTGCCCGCGATCCCGGATTCGATCCCCGCGGCGATCGCGGATGGCGCGACCGGCTCGGACGGAATGCCCGGGGACGGTGCGCGCGAAACCGTCGCCGAACCGCGGGTGTCCGTGACCCGCGAAGACGGAACCCCCGTCACCGGTGCCGTGAGGCGCGGCGACGTGCTCCTCGTCCATGGCTCCGGCTTCGACCCGGGGGCCAATCGCGGCGGGTATCCCGTGCCCATCCCGCCCGGCATCCCCAATGGCGTGTACGTGCTGTATTCCGCGTTCCCCGACCAATGGAAACCGAGCGAAGGCGTCCCCGGCGAAGCCCGCGAGCATCCCCACGACCGGATGGCGTGGGTCATGCCAGACGGCACCCTCGACGCCGTTCCCGGAACCGGGGTGAACATGCGCCGCCAGCTCGCGCGCGTGTCCCAGCCCATGGCCGAGGACGGCACGTTCACCGCCCGCATCACCGTCGATCCGGCCGAGGCCCCGCCGGGCGAGAACTGGGGCGTCTACGTCTACCCCGCGGCCGGCTCGGTCAACGCCGCCGAAGAACTGTTCGTCCCGATCGACTATTCCGCGGAACCGGGCCCGAATACGCCGCCCCCGTCGTCGCCGGATCTGCTCCTCGACGCCACCGCACCATCCCGGTTGGCGGGCATCGCAGGCGGTGGCGTCACCCCCAAAAAGGGCGCGGTCGCCGCAGACGACGGCCGCATCGGATTCACCCTGCACGAGGATTCCCGTGACCCGGAAACCGGTCATGGCACGGTGAAGTACCGCGGCACCGCCGACATCACCGCACGGTTCAGCATCGTCCACATGGTCATTCGCGACCCGTGGCTCGAGTTTTCCCCTCAGGGCACCTTCATCACCGCCGAGGTGTCGCGCGGGTACGACGTCGGCCCCGATTCGGTGCGGCGCGTCCGCATCGCCCTGGTCACCGAGGGGCCCGAGGGGGCGGACGGCACCGGGACCATGCGGACCACCGTCGGCGACGTCGAGCGCGTCCGCTGA
- a CDS encoding DUF1877 family protein — MPMGMCAEYLRLAEDKVAELRGLADAGDDRATGEVVFGHFEAIADHAAFDLDTAWENVLLALTGNPLDGQTVGDPLGESILGGERVCRQPLTSVLEPGRVGEIADALETVDFDARMGDNGVAASLSDDDAADLRRRFSDFAAFYRGAADAGSAVLVTIA; from the coding sequence ATGCCGATGGGAATGTGCGCCGAGTATCTGCGATTGGCCGAGGACAAGGTGGCGGAACTGCGCGGGCTCGCGGACGCCGGCGATGATCGCGCCACGGGCGAGGTGGTTTTCGGACATTTCGAGGCCATCGCCGACCACGCGGCGTTTGACCTGGACACCGCCTGGGAGAACGTGCTGCTGGCGCTGACCGGCAATCCCCTCGACGGGCAGACCGTCGGCGATCCGCTGGGCGAGTCGATCCTCGGCGGCGAGCGCGTGTGCCGCCAGCCGCTGACGTCGGTGCTCGAGCCGGGGCGGGTCGGCGAGATCGCCGATGCGCTGGAAACCGTCGACTTCGACGCGAGGATGGGCGACAACGGCGTCGCCGCATCGCTTTCCGACGACGACGCGGCGGATCTCCGACGTCGATTCTCCGATTTCGCCGCGTTCTACAGGGGCGCCGCCGATGCGGGGTCCGCGGTGTTGGTGACCATCGCGTAG